Proteins encoded together in one Vigna angularis cultivar LongXiaoDou No.4 chromosome 5, ASM1680809v1, whole genome shotgun sequence window:
- the LOC108339686 gene encoding ATP-dependent Clp protease proteolytic subunit 2, mitochondrial: MRGFARSNSLMRKLFHGRNVQSQCSSRSYSVIPMVIEHSSRGERAYDIFSRLLKERIICINGPISDDTAHVVVAQLLFLESENPSKPINMYVNSPGGAVTAGLAIYDTMQYIRSPVSTVCMGQAASMGSLLLAAGARGERRALPNASIMIHQPSGGFSGQAKNIAVHAKQIVRVWDSLNELYAKHTGKSVEVIQANMDADNFMSPQEAKEFGIIDEVIDQRPITLVSDAVGNEGKDKGSN; this comes from the exons ATGAGAGGTTTTGCGCGATCGAACTCGTTGATGAGGAAGTTGTTCCATGGAAGGAACGTTCAATCCCAATGCAGTAGTCGTTCGTACAGTGTCATCCCAATGGTGATTGAGCACTCTTCCCGAGGGGAGAGGGCTTACGACATCTTCTCGCGCCTCCTCAAGGAGCGCATTATCTGCATCAATGGACCCATCTCCGACGACACTGCTCACGTCGTCGTTGCGCAGCTCCTCTTCCTCGAATCCGAAAACCCTTCCAAACCCATCAACATGTACGTCAATTCCCCTGGTGGTGCCGTCACCGCAG GGCTAGCTATTTATGATACCATGCAGTATATTAGGTCTCCGGTCAGTACGGTATGCATGGGCCAAGCTGCATCCATGGGTTCTCTCCTATTGGCTGCGGGTGCCAGGGGGGAGAGGCGGGCTCTTCCAAATGCATCAATCATGATTCACCAACCTTCTGGTGGTTTTAGTGGCCAGGCAAAGAATATTGCGGTTCACGCCAAGCAGATCGTTCGGGTTTGGGATTCTTTGAATGAGTTGTATGCCAAGCACACGGGCAAGTCGGTTGAGGTCATTCAGGCAAATATGGACGCAGATAACTTCATGAGTCCACAAGAGGCCAAAGAGTTTGGGATCATTGACGAGGTCATTGATCAGAGACCTATCACTTTGGTTTCTGATGCTGTTGGTAATGAAGGGAAAGACAAAGGTTCCAATTAG